A single window of Taeniopygia guttata chromosome 1, bTaeGut7.mat, whole genome shotgun sequence DNA harbors:
- the MID1IP1 gene encoding mid1-interacting protein 1 gives MMQICDSYSQKYSLFNAMNRFIGAVNNMDQTVMVPSLLRDVPLLLEELDAAGAVCPTRDAALPPGDPGAYFSRRDMYSHYMLLKSIRNDIEWGVVQPPAGEEAARKKDKLGGGPAEEGEGEEDLEQQFHYHLSGLHSVLSKLTRKANVLTNRYKQEIGVSSWGQ, from the coding sequence ATGATGCAGATCTGCGACTCGTACAGCCAGAAGTACTCCCTCTTCAACGCCATGAACCGCTTCATCGGCGCCGTCAACAACATGGACCAGACGGTGATGGTGCCCAGCCTGCTGCGCGACGTGccgctgctgctggaggagctggacgCGGCGGGCGCCGTGTGCCCAACCCGGGATGCTGCCCTGCCGCCCGGCGACCCCGGCGCCTACTTCTCCCGCAGGGACATGTACAGCCACTACATGCTGCTCAAATCCATCCGCAACGACATCGAGTGGGGCGTGGTGCAGCCGCCGGCGGGCGAGGAGGCCGCCCGCAAGAAGGACAAGCTGGGCGGCGGGCCCGCCGAGGAGGGCGAGGGCGAGGAGGACCTGGAGCAGCAGTTCCATTACCACCTCAGCGGACTCCACTCGGTCCTCTCCAAGCTCACCCGCAAGGCCAACGTCCTCACCAACAGATACAAGCAGGAGATCGGCGTCAGcagctgggggcagtga